Proteins encoded by one window of Streptomyces sp. LX-29:
- a CDS encoding fatty acid--CoA ligase, whose protein sequence is MADSTGTQARDTRLYFPHLQTLDETVRFHAERQPQTTAVRCEGRSLSYAQLHQESNRIAHALRAAGLKPGARVAYLGKESEHYYEILFGCAKSETVLVPINWRLTAPEVSHILQDSGSELLFLEESFAPVLEQLGSAAPRTVVRLGATEAEPDSFPAWKATQPDTDPAVRVTPDTPLAQLYTSGTTGLPKGVVLAHRSCFAIRDALASENLDWIDWREGDVALIGIPGFHVGGLWWATQNFNAGVTVVSMPAFAAGEAVRLIRELGITTACVVPAMLRLLLGEPGVTPEDFTTLRKIVYGGSPISESLLEESLAMFGCEFAQIYGLTETGNTAVCLPPADHVPGGPRMKAAGHPYPGIGAKVIDDKGQELPVGEVGEVCLRTPARMVEYWGLPDKTAETLVDGWIHTGDAGYVDADGYVFISDRIKDAIIVAGENVYPAEIENVLERHPGVAEAVIVGRPDDRWGETVHAFVVAAPGDQPSPRDLHRFLAQRIASFKLPAKYEFIDHVPRNPSGKILRRELRDRFWGDSERKVN, encoded by the coding sequence ATGGCCGATTCCACCGGGACGCAAGCCCGCGACACCAGGCTGTACTTCCCCCACCTGCAGACCCTCGACGAGACCGTGCGTTTCCACGCCGAGCGCCAGCCGCAGACCACGGCGGTGCGCTGCGAGGGGCGCTCCCTCAGCTATGCGCAGCTGCACCAGGAGAGCAACCGCATCGCCCACGCCCTGCGCGCGGCCGGGCTGAAGCCGGGCGCGCGCGTGGCGTACCTCGGCAAGGAGTCCGAGCACTACTACGAGATCCTCTTCGGCTGCGCCAAGAGCGAGACCGTCCTGGTGCCCATCAACTGGCGGCTGACCGCCCCCGAGGTGAGCCACATCCTGCAGGACTCCGGCAGCGAACTGCTCTTCCTGGAGGAGAGTTTCGCCCCGGTCCTGGAGCAGCTGGGCTCCGCCGCGCCGCGCACCGTGGTGCGGCTGGGCGCGACCGAGGCCGAACCGGACTCCTTCCCGGCCTGGAAGGCGACCCAGCCCGACACCGACCCGGCGGTCCGCGTCACCCCGGACACCCCGCTCGCCCAGCTCTACACCTCCGGCACCACCGGCCTGCCCAAGGGCGTGGTGCTCGCCCACCGCAGCTGCTTCGCCATCCGCGACGCGCTGGCCAGCGAGAACCTCGACTGGATCGACTGGCGCGAGGGCGACGTCGCCCTCATCGGCATCCCCGGCTTCCACGTCGGTGGACTGTGGTGGGCCACCCAGAACTTCAACGCGGGCGTGACCGTGGTCTCGATGCCCGCCTTCGCCGCCGGCGAAGCGGTGCGGCTCATCCGCGAGCTGGGGATCACCACCGCCTGCGTGGTGCCCGCCATGCTCCGGCTGCTGCTGGGTGAACCGGGCGTCACCCCGGAGGACTTCACCACCCTCCGCAAGATCGTCTACGGTGGGTCGCCGATCTCCGAGTCGCTGCTCGAAGAGAGCCTCGCCATGTTCGGCTGCGAGTTCGCGCAGATCTACGGGCTCACCGAGACCGGCAACACCGCGGTCTGTCTGCCCCCGGCCGACCATGTGCCCGGCGGCCCCCGGATGAAGGCCGCCGGCCACCCCTACCCCGGGATCGGCGCCAAGGTCATCGACGACAAGGGGCAGGAGCTGCCCGTCGGCGAGGTCGGCGAGGTGTGCCTGCGCACCCCGGCCCGCATGGTCGAGTACTGGGGCCTGCCCGACAAGACCGCGGAGACCCTGGTCGACGGCTGGATCCACACCGGCGACGCCGGCTACGTCGACGCCGACGGCTACGTCTTCATCAGCGACCGCATCAAGGACGCCATCATCGTCGCCGGCGAGAACGTCTACCCGGCCGAGATCGAGAACGTCCTGGAGCGACACCCGGGCGTCGCCGAGGCCGTGATCGTGGGGCGCCCCGACGATCGCTGGGGCGAGACCGTGCACGCCTTCGTGGTGGCCGCCCCCGGCGACCAGCCCAGCCCGCGCGACCTGCACCGCTTCCTGGCGCAGCGCATCGCCAGCTTCAAGCTGCCCGCCAAGTACGAGTTCATCGACCACGTGCCGCGCAACCCCAGCGGGAAGATCCTGCGCCGGGAGCTGCGCGACCGCTTCTGGGGCGATTCGGAACGCAAGGTCAACTGA
- a CDS encoding phosphopantetheine-binding protein — protein MSETLTLETFRADLAEFLHQAPEEVDLEENPLFAGLDSLRIVTLAERWRDAGVPVTFLELAERTSFAQWWQLLSDRQSGGARADA, from the coding sequence ATGTCTGAGACCTTGACGCTGGAGACCTTCCGCGCGGACCTGGCGGAGTTCCTGCACCAGGCCCCCGAGGAGGTCGACCTGGAGGAGAACCCGCTGTTCGCCGGGTTGGACTCGCTGCGCATCGTCACCCTCGCCGAGCGCTGGCGGGACGCCGGGGTGCCGGTGACCTTCCTGGAGCTGGCCGAGCGCACCTCGTTCGCCCAGTGGTGGCAGCTGCTGTCGGACCGTCAGTCCGGAGGCGCACGTGCCGACGCCTGA
- a CDS encoding amino acid adenylation domain-containing protein — translation MPTPDQSAASAKTPGTTEPAARQPLLAAMEGLWSGQQLDLDSPAYNTAEYVLIHGPVDIALFEQAIRQAVAESEALNIRFVVEDGRPSYLATPVTDWAVHHADLTDRSDAHAAAREWMAADMARPVDLERDPLFGHALFRTGAEEYLWYHRVHHIALDGFGLSLVARRVAEVYTALAAGEPVGDSGFGTLASVREEELAYQNSPRFAKDRAYWTERYADRPEVVSLSDRSGLPAREFLRRVTDLDPEATEALRARARELSAPWSELLLATTVGYLHHVTGAPEVVLSLPVMGRLGSVALRVPACVRNVLPLRVAVGPQDTLGDLVARVSAELRAGLPHQRYRYEHIRRDLKLVGGQRRLSGPGVNIMPFEYDLRFAGHRSTVHNVSAGPVDDLSVNVYDRADGALRIAFDANPDLYDEAELARHQEGLLTLLRALLADPGRELGAAEAPVAVTGRVLATLDGGPLPRPARSVLDRITEHAVRRGDAIALEHGDRRVSYAQLLGEAQHLAGRLAAREIGPGSLVALALSRGVDTVTAILGVLLSGAAYWPVDPATPATRLAALLDDAGAALVLTDEAHAAGLRATAPVPLLLVDDAGATTASEAPVRPAPLAQPAPEQLAYVIYTSGSTGQPKGVEISHGALAHFTAAAGLRYGPQTRDRVLQFAPPQFDASVEEIFLTLCTGATLVIRTEEMTESIPGFLAACERLRISMLDLPTAYWHELAYAVSTGAATLPEAVHTVIIGGEAALPERVDRWRESVGTSVRLFNTYGPTEATVVATAAELQDPALSAGDVPIGTPLPGLRAVLTEAADATDDDSGTVGELHLVGDALALGYRGARQPDNARFAPLDGLPDRPRAYRTGDLVRIGDDGLLRFVGRVDGEFKISGHRVHPAEVESILLGHAGVREAAVVGQILPDGGRRLVAYIVPADGAEPTAEPIREHLRAALPAAVVPSAIEFTDRLPRTGTGKIDRRALAEPRSAAPQDTADSTPAAAAASPLERTIMGVWAQILGAEDITPSDDVFDLGAQSLQAIQVANRLGVELDREVKVAWLFQHPTAAELAGFLEPAGEERTSEGGLPAAVLADAVLDEDIRPGTAPRAGGAPRRILLTGATGFVGSHLLAELLATTEAEIVCPVRASSPDEAAERVRRALADQQLPLPVDRDRITAEPADLARPHLGLTPERFAELTESVDAIYHNAATVSIMRDYASLRGANTESTRWLLRMAAARSVPLHLVSTLSTTPPLRHAPEVTEEFFGPHPGLIYGYQQSKWASERLLEQAAERGLPVTLHRLGRIVGPAGTGYVNERDFLWSVLRAGIPAGIVPELFEAEVWTPVDFVARAVVRLSSAADGSGEVVFNHAPVEPVRLADLYGWVREYGYPVRSMPLARWRAELPRVADVAATTLAFFDSSDDAQSESGESEELDLRLGRVRADHVLRGLAGTGVSCPEIDRTLVFRYLDHCVKAGTLPQPPADGGEDEKS, via the coding sequence GTGCCGACGCCTGACCAGTCCGCGGCATCCGCGAAGACCCCGGGGACCACGGAGCCGGCGGCGCGCCAGCCGCTGCTGGCCGCCATGGAGGGTCTGTGGAGCGGCCAGCAGCTGGACCTGGACAGCCCCGCGTACAACACCGCGGAGTACGTGCTGATCCACGGCCCGGTCGACATCGCCCTCTTCGAGCAGGCGATACGCCAGGCGGTCGCCGAGTCCGAGGCGCTCAACATCCGCTTCGTCGTCGAGGACGGCCGGCCCTCCTACCTCGCCACCCCCGTCACCGACTGGGCGGTGCACCACGCCGACCTCACCGACCGGAGCGACGCGCACGCCGCCGCCCGGGAGTGGATGGCGGCCGACATGGCCCGCCCCGTCGACCTGGAGCGCGACCCGCTCTTCGGCCACGCCCTCTTCAGGACCGGCGCCGAGGAGTACCTCTGGTACCACCGCGTCCACCACATCGCGCTCGACGGCTTCGGCCTGTCCCTGGTCGCCCGCCGGGTGGCCGAGGTCTACACCGCGCTGGCGGCGGGCGAGCCCGTCGGCGACAGCGGCTTCGGCACGCTGGCGTCGGTGCGCGAGGAGGAGCTGGCCTACCAGAACTCCCCGCGCTTCGCCAAGGACCGCGCGTACTGGACCGAGCGCTACGCCGACCGGCCCGAGGTGGTCAGCCTCTCCGACCGCTCCGGGCTGCCGGCGCGGGAGTTCCTGCGTCGGGTCACCGACCTGGACCCCGAGGCGACCGAGGCGCTGCGCGCCAGGGCCCGCGAGCTGTCCGCACCCTGGTCGGAGCTGCTGCTGGCGACCACCGTCGGCTATCTGCACCACGTCACCGGCGCCCCCGAGGTCGTCCTCAGCCTGCCCGTCATGGGCCGCCTGGGCTCCGTCGCGCTGCGCGTCCCCGCCTGCGTCCGCAACGTCCTCCCGCTGCGCGTCGCGGTCGGCCCCCAGGACACCCTCGGTGACCTGGTGGCGCGGGTCTCCGCCGAGCTGCGCGCCGGCCTGCCGCACCAGCGCTACCGCTACGAGCACATCCGGCGCGACCTGAAGCTGGTCGGCGGGCAGCGCCGGCTGTCCGGCCCGGGCGTGAACATCATGCCCTTCGAGTACGACCTGCGCTTCGCCGGACACCGCTCCACCGTCCACAACGTCTCCGCGGGTCCCGTCGACGACCTGTCGGTCAACGTCTACGACCGTGCCGACGGCGCCCTGCGGATCGCCTTCGACGCCAACCCGGACCTCTACGACGAGGCCGAGCTGGCCCGCCACCAGGAGGGGCTGCTCACGCTGCTGCGCGCCCTCCTCGCCGACCCCGGCCGTGAGCTCGGCGCCGCCGAGGCGCCCGTGGCCGTCACCGGGCGGGTGCTGGCCACCCTCGACGGCGGCCCGCTGCCGCGCCCGGCCCGCTCGGTGCTGGACCGCATCACCGAGCACGCGGTGCGCCGCGGCGACGCCATCGCCCTCGAGCACGGGGACCGCCGGGTCAGCTACGCGCAGCTGCTCGGCGAGGCACAGCACCTGGCCGGGCGGCTGGCCGCGCGGGAGATCGGCCCCGGCTCGCTGGTGGCGCTCGCGCTGTCCCGTGGCGTCGACACCGTCACCGCCATCCTGGGCGTGCTGCTCTCCGGCGCCGCGTACTGGCCGGTCGACCCGGCCACGCCCGCGACCCGGCTGGCCGCGCTGCTCGACGACGCCGGCGCCGCGCTCGTCCTCACCGACGAGGCCCACGCGGCCGGGCTCCGCGCGACCGCGCCGGTGCCGCTGCTGCTGGTCGACGACGCGGGCGCCACCACGGCGAGCGAGGCCCCGGTCCGCCCCGCCCCGCTGGCGCAGCCCGCGCCGGAGCAGCTCGCGTACGTCATCTACACCTCCGGCTCCACCGGGCAGCCCAAGGGCGTGGAGATCAGCCATGGCGCGCTGGCCCACTTCACGGCGGCCGCCGGGCTGCGCTACGGGCCGCAGACGCGCGACCGCGTGCTCCAGTTCGCGCCGCCGCAGTTCGACGCCAGTGTCGAGGAGATCTTCCTGACCCTGTGCACCGGTGCCACCCTGGTCATCCGCACCGAGGAGATGACCGAGTCCATACCCGGCTTCCTCGCGGCCTGCGAGCGGCTGCGGATCAGCATGCTGGACCTGCCGACGGCCTACTGGCACGAGCTGGCCTACGCGGTCTCCACCGGCGCCGCCACCCTGCCCGAGGCGGTGCACACCGTCATCATCGGCGGCGAGGCGGCGCTGCCCGAACGCGTCGACCGCTGGCGGGAGTCGGTGGGCACCTCGGTGCGGCTGTTCAACACCTACGGGCCGACCGAGGCCACCGTGGTCGCCACCGCCGCCGAGCTCCAGGACCCCGCGCTGAGCGCGGGCGACGTGCCGATCGGCACCCCGCTGCCGGGGCTGCGCGCCGTCCTCACCGAGGCGGCCGACGCCACCGACGACGACAGCGGCACCGTCGGCGAGCTGCACCTCGTCGGCGACGCGCTGGCGCTCGGCTACCGCGGCGCCCGCCAGCCGGACAACGCCCGCTTCGCCCCGCTGGACGGACTCCCGGACCGGCCGCGCGCCTACCGCACCGGCGACCTGGTGCGGATCGGCGACGACGGACTGCTCCGGTTCGTCGGCCGGGTGGACGGCGAATTCAAGATCAGCGGCCATCGCGTGCACCCGGCCGAGGTCGAATCGATTCTGCTCGGCCACGCCGGAGTGCGCGAGGCCGCGGTCGTCGGACAGATCCTCCCCGACGGCGGCCGGCGGCTCGTCGCCTACATCGTGCCCGCCGACGGTGCGGAGCCCACCGCGGAACCCATCCGGGAACACCTGCGCGCCGCGCTGCCCGCCGCCGTGGTCCCCTCCGCCATCGAGTTCACCGACCGACTGCCGCGCACCGGCACCGGGAAGATCGACCGCAGGGCGCTGGCCGAACCGCGCTCCGCCGCGCCCCAGGACACCGCCGACAGCACCCCGGCGGCCGCGGCCGCCAGCCCGCTGGAGCGGACCATCATGGGCGTGTGGGCGCAGATCCTGGGCGCCGAGGACATCACCCCGAGCGACGACGTCTTCGACCTGGGCGCCCAGTCCCTCCAGGCGATCCAGGTGGCCAACCGGCTCGGCGTCGAGCTGGACCGCGAGGTGAAGGTGGCCTGGCTGTTCCAGCACCCGACCGCGGCCGAACTGGCCGGCTTCCTGGAGCCGGCGGGCGAGGAGCGGACCAGCGAGGGCGGACTGCCGGCGGCGGTGCTCGCCGACGCCGTACTGGACGAGGACATCCGGCCCGGGACCGCGCCCCGTGCCGGCGGCGCGCCGCGCCGGATCCTGCTCACCGGCGCCACCGGCTTCGTCGGCTCCCACCTGCTGGCCGAACTCCTCGCCACCACCGAGGCGGAGATCGTCTGCCCGGTGCGCGCGAGCAGCCCCGACGAGGCCGCCGAGCGCGTCCGGCGGGCGCTGGCCGACCAGCAACTGCCGCTCCCCGTCGACCGGGACCGGATCACGGCGGAGCCCGCCGACCTCGCCCGGCCGCACCTGGGCCTGACGCCCGAGCGCTTCGCCGAACTCACCGAGAGCGTCGACGCGATCTACCACAACGCGGCGACGGTCAGCATCATGCGCGACTACGCCAGCCTGCGCGGCGCCAACACCGAGTCCACCCGGTGGCTGCTGCGGATGGCCGCCGCCCGCTCGGTGCCGCTGCACCTGGTCTCCACCCTGTCCACCACCCCGCCGCTGCGCCACGCCCCCGAGGTGACCGAGGAGTTCTTCGGCCCCCACCCCGGGCTGATCTACGGCTACCAGCAGTCCAAGTGGGCGTCCGAGCGGCTGCTGGAGCAGGCCGCCGAGCGCGGCCTGCCGGTCACCCTGCACCGCCTGGGCCGGATCGTCGGCCCGGCCGGCACCGGGTACGTCAACGAGCGGGACTTCCTGTGGAGCGTGCTGCGCGCGGGCATTCCGGCCGGCATCGTGCCCGAGCTGTTCGAGGCGGAGGTGTGGACTCCGGTCGACTTCGTGGCGCGGGCGGTCGTACGGCTGTCGAGTGCCGCGGACGGGTCCGGTGAGGTGGTGTTCAACCACGCCCCCGTGGAGCCGGTGCGGCTGGCCGACCTCTACGGCTGGGTGCGGGAGTACGGCTACCCGGTGCGGTCGATGCCGCTGGCCCGGTGGCGTGCCGAACTGCCGCGCGTCGCCGACGTGGCGGCCACCACGCTCGCCTTCTTCGACTCCTCGGACGACGCCCAGTCCGAGAGCGGGGAAAGCGAGGAGCTGGACCTGCGGCTGGGGCGGGTGCGCGCGGACCACGTGCTGCGCGGCCTCGCGGGCACCGGCGTCTCCTGCCCGGAGATCGACCGGACCCTGGTGTTCCGTTACCTTGATCACTGTGTGAAGGCCGGAACCCTGCCGCAGCCGCCCGCGGACGGCGGTGAGGACGAAAAGTCCTGA
- a CDS encoding ABC transporter substrate-binding protein: MLNRRLVAAVMAGGLSLTAVACGSSSSDDDKPKAGGTGGKGYPVTLENCGRSTTYTKAPSRVVVMNGASVAEVSTLLALGVGDRIVANQQSYGQSEVKGRAEKIAKLPTGDIKPNDAFDVPRESMLGLRPDLVLSTTAYGFKSENGFATRDDLSTVNANTYISPRGCDEDTSGMRIDDSYTLLRDLGKIFQKQDRAEELIAASKKKIDAVAAKVKGEKQPRVMVVFSNMQMGTNDFSAVAANGIWNDILAKSGGTNAFSSVTKNTFADLSKEKVAAESVDALVVIGYQDKNPAAYARKLLKEFPQWPAAKNNRYVTLSDSAYLGPSNELAVDRIARMLHPDAFKE; encoded by the coding sequence ATGCTGAACAGACGACTCGTGGCCGCGGTCATGGCCGGAGGTCTCTCCCTGACCGCTGTCGCCTGCGGTTCCTCGTCGTCCGACGACGACAAGCCGAAGGCGGGCGGCACCGGGGGCAAGGGATACCCGGTGACCCTCGAGAACTGCGGGCGGTCCACCACCTACACCAAGGCCCCCAGCCGGGTCGTGGTGATGAACGGCGCCTCCGTGGCCGAGGTCTCCACCCTGCTCGCCCTGGGCGTCGGCGACCGCATCGTCGCCAACCAGCAGTCGTACGGGCAGTCGGAGGTCAAGGGCCGGGCCGAGAAGATCGCCAAGCTGCCCACCGGCGACATCAAGCCCAACGACGCCTTCGACGTCCCGCGCGAGTCGATGCTGGGCCTCCGCCCCGACCTGGTCCTCTCCACCACCGCCTACGGCTTCAAGTCCGAGAACGGCTTCGCCACCCGCGACGACCTCTCCACCGTCAACGCCAACACCTACATCTCGCCCAGGGGCTGCGACGAGGACACCTCCGGGATGCGCATCGACGACAGCTACACGCTGCTGCGCGACCTCGGCAAGATCTTCCAGAAGCAGGACCGCGCCGAAGAGCTCATCGCCGCGTCCAAGAAGAAGATCGACGCCGTGGCCGCCAAGGTGAAGGGCGAGAAGCAGCCCCGCGTGATGGTGGTCTTCTCCAACATGCAGATGGGCACCAACGACTTCAGCGCCGTGGCCGCCAACGGCATCTGGAACGACATCCTCGCCAAGTCCGGCGGCACCAACGCGTTCTCCTCCGTCACCAAGAACACCTTCGCCGACCTCAGCAAGGAGAAGGTCGCCGCGGAGTCCGTCGACGCGCTCGTCGTCATCGGTTACCAGGACAAGAACCCGGCGGCCTACGCCCGCAAACTGCTCAAGGAGTTCCCCCAGTGGCCGGCCGCCAAGAACAACCGGTACGTGACGCTGTCCGACTCGGCCTACCTCGGGCCGAGCAACGAGCTGGCGGTCGACCGGATCGCCCGGATGCTGCACCCCGACGCCTTCAAGGAGTGA
- a CDS encoding iron ABC transporter permease has product MVVAVSIGAVNVPLRDVWSIIWHHLSGDGRVADPALDQIVWNFRTPRVVLAALVGAGLAVSGVVLQAVVANPLADPYVLGVSSGASLGAVIVFTTTAGALGGLGVSAAAFLGAIGAMVLVFLLGQKRGRLAPTRLVLSGVAVGYLLLAATSYLQLRATPTELRTVMFWMLGSVAGATWEQLPIVTTVVLTTTVALALFGRRLNALLAGDESATALGVDVHRLRAVLLVLASLLTGTVIAVAGGIGFVGLMIPHLVRLAVGADHRRLLPLAAVVGATYLVLVDLLSRTLTRPNELPLGILTALFGAPFFLWLLRRNKSLDSL; this is encoded by the coding sequence ATGGTGGTCGCCGTCAGCATCGGCGCGGTCAACGTGCCGCTGCGCGACGTGTGGAGCATCATCTGGCACCACCTCAGCGGCGACGGGCGGGTGGCCGACCCCGCCCTGGACCAGATCGTCTGGAACTTCCGCACCCCGCGCGTGGTTTTGGCGGCCCTGGTCGGCGCGGGGCTGGCGGTCTCCGGCGTGGTGCTCCAGGCGGTGGTCGCCAACCCGCTGGCCGACCCGTATGTGCTCGGCGTCTCCTCCGGCGCCTCGCTCGGGGCGGTCATCGTCTTCACCACCACCGCCGGCGCGCTGGGCGGTCTCGGCGTCTCCGCGGCCGCCTTCCTCGGCGCCATCGGGGCCATGGTGCTGGTCTTCCTGCTCGGCCAGAAGCGGGGGCGGCTGGCCCCCACCCGGCTGGTGCTGTCCGGCGTGGCGGTCGGCTATCTGCTGCTCGCCGCGACCAGCTACCTCCAACTGCGCGCCACCCCCACCGAGCTGCGCACCGTGATGTTCTGGATGCTGGGCAGCGTGGCGGGAGCCACGTGGGAGCAACTGCCCATCGTCACCACCGTGGTCCTCACCACGACCGTGGCCCTGGCCCTGTTCGGCCGCCGGCTCAACGCCCTGCTGGCGGGCGACGAGTCGGCGACCGCCCTCGGCGTCGACGTGCACCGGCTGCGCGCCGTGCTGCTGGTGCTCGCCTCCCTGCTCACCGGCACGGTCATCGCGGTCGCCGGCGGCATCGGCTTCGTCGGCCTGATGATCCCGCACCTGGTGCGGCTCGCCGTCGGGGCGGACCACCGCAGGCTGCTGCCGCTGGCCGCCGTCGTCGGCGCGACCTACCTGGTCCTGGTGGATCTGCTCTCCCGCACCCTGACCCGGCCCAACGAACTCCCGCTCGGCATCCTGACCGCGCTGTTCGGCGCGCCCTTCTTCCTCTGGCTGCTGCGGCGCAACAAGAGCCTGGACTCCCTATGA
- a CDS encoding GNAT family N-acetyltransferase, with protein MNSERPAQLDRRPGRSVRRRTGGDLADCVRLLAEVHQGDGYPVNWPERPEEWLSRASSLGAWVAALDGRLAGHISLSHSGEGDLAPGLWSERNGTGPERAAVVGRLFVAPRARGHGLGALLIDRAVRESRSHGLHPVLDVVASDTAAAALYERLGWRRMATVEQQWDPRRTVAVHCYAAAP; from the coding sequence ATGAACAGTGAGAGACCTGCACAGCTCGACAGGCGGCCCGGCCGCTCGGTCCGTCGGAGGACCGGCGGTGATCTCGCGGACTGCGTGCGGCTCCTCGCCGAGGTCCACCAAGGCGACGGCTATCCGGTGAACTGGCCCGAGCGGCCCGAGGAGTGGCTCTCCCGGGCCTCCTCGCTCGGGGCCTGGGTCGCCGCGCTCGACGGTCGCCTCGCGGGCCACATCAGCCTCTCCCACAGCGGCGAGGGGGATCTGGCTCCCGGGCTGTGGAGCGAGCGGAACGGCACCGGCCCCGAGCGCGCCGCGGTCGTCGGCCGACTGTTCGTCGCTCCCCGTGCGCGGGGGCACGGACTCGGCGCCCTCCTGATCGACCGGGCGGTGCGGGAGTCCCGGAGCCATGGTCTGCACCCGGTGCTCGACGTCGTGGCCTCCGACACGGCCGCGGCCGCCCTCTACGAGCGGCTGGGGTGGCGGCGGATGGCCACGGTCGAGCAACAGTGGGACCCGCGGCGGACGGTGGCCGTCCACTGCTACGCGGCGGCGCCCTGA
- the gndA gene encoding NADP-dependent phosphogluconate dehydrogenase: MPSTPSPTATAHIGVTGLAVMGGNLARNFARHGHTVALHNRTHARTKALVEQHGHEGDFVPTETAEEFVAALRKPRKLMIMVKAGEATDAVIEEFAPLLEEGDMIIDGGNAHFLDTRRREKALRERGIHFVGTGISGGEEGALHGPSIMPGGSAESYTSVGPLFEDIAAKAKDGAPCCTHIGTDGAGHFVKMVHNGIEYADMQLIAEAYDLLRRVAGYEPARIAEVFREWNAGRLDSYLIEITAEVLAHTDAGTGEPFVDVVADRAEQKGTGRWTVQTALDLGAPIPGIAEAVFARSLSGHTELRKAAAALPGPQGPVLEGEDAEHFAQRVEQALYASKIMSYAQGWNMIQAASAEYGWDIDLGAIAAIWRGGCIIRAAFLDHIRSAFAADPALPSLLADQRFADEVGHAQADWRSVVAAAARHGVPTPGFSAALAYYDALRADRLPAALTQAQRDFFGAHTYQRADREGTFHTLWSEDRREVEA, from the coding sequence ATGCCCAGCACCCCCTCCCCCACCGCCACCGCGCACATCGGCGTCACCGGACTCGCCGTCATGGGCGGCAACCTCGCCCGCAACTTCGCCCGCCACGGACACACCGTCGCCCTCCACAACCGCACCCACGCCAGGACCAAGGCGCTGGTCGAGCAGCACGGCCACGAGGGGGACTTCGTCCCCACCGAGACCGCCGAGGAGTTCGTGGCCGCGCTGCGGAAGCCCCGCAAGCTGATGATCATGGTGAAGGCCGGGGAGGCCACCGACGCCGTCATCGAGGAGTTCGCACCGCTCCTCGAGGAGGGCGACATGATCATCGACGGCGGGAACGCGCACTTCCTCGACACCCGACGCCGCGAGAAGGCGCTGCGGGAGCGCGGCATCCACTTCGTCGGGACCGGCATCTCCGGCGGCGAGGAGGGGGCGCTCCACGGGCCCAGCATCATGCCCGGCGGATCGGCCGAGTCCTACACATCCGTCGGACCGCTGTTCGAGGACATCGCCGCCAAGGCCAAGGACGGCGCGCCCTGCTGCACCCACATCGGGACCGACGGCGCCGGACACTTCGTCAAGATGGTGCACAACGGCATCGAGTACGCCGACATGCAGCTGATCGCCGAGGCGTACGACCTGTTGCGTCGGGTGGCCGGTTACGAGCCGGCGCGGATCGCGGAGGTCTTCCGGGAGTGGAACGCCGGGAGGCTGGACTCGTATCTCATCGAGATCACCGCGGAGGTGTTGGCGCACACCGACGCGGGGACCGGCGAGCCGTTCGTGGACGTGGTGGCCGACCGGGCCGAGCAGAAGGGCACCGGGCGGTGGACCGTGCAGACGGCGCTCGACCTGGGGGCGCCGATCCCTGGGATCGCCGAGGCGGTCTTCGCGCGGTCGCTGTCCGGCCACACCGAGCTGCGGAAGGCCGCCGCCGCGCTGCCGGGGCCACAGGGACCGGTGTTGGAGGGCGAGGACGCGGAGCACTTCGCGCAGCGGGTGGAGCAGGCGCTGTACGCCTCGAAGATCATGTCCTACGCCCAGGGCTGGAACATGATCCAGGCGGCGTCCGCGGAGTACGGCTGGGACATCGACCTGGGCGCGATCGCCGCGATCTGGCGCGGCGGCTGCATCATCCGCGCGGCCTTCCTGGACCACATCCGCAGCGCCTTCGCCGCCGACCCGGCGCTGCCCAGCCTGCTGGCGGACCAGCGCTTCGCCGACGAGGTCGGGCACGCCCAGGCCGACTGGCGTTCGGTGGTCGCGGCCGCCGCCCGGCACGGCGTGCCCACCCCCGGCTTCTCCGCCGCGCTCGCCTACTACGACGCGCTGCGCGCCGACCGGCTGCCGGCGGCGCTCACTCAGGCGCAGCGCGACTTCTTCGGCGCGCACACCTACCAGCGCGCCGACCGCGAGGGCACCTTCCACACACTGTGGTCCGAGGATCGCCGGGAGGTGGAGGCGTAG